The following coding sequences are from one Cryptococcus deuterogattii R265 chromosome 1, complete sequence window:
- a CDS encoding adenylosuccinate synthetase, whose product MAPSQEGVTVVLGAQWGDEGKGKLVDILAAEADICARCAGGNNAGHTIVVRNDKGEKTSYAFNLLPSGLINPECTAFIGSGVVVHVPSLFNELDTLERKGLKVAGRLFVSDRAHLVMGFHQIVDGLKEVELGGSSIGTTRKGIGPAYSSKASRSGLRVHHLFDPTFPAKFRKLVEGRFKRYGHFEFDTEGEIEMYLAFAERLRPFIVDGPTFMHNALSSGKRVLVEGANALMLDLDYGTYPFVTSSSTSIGGVVSGLGISPFAIKRVVGVIKAYTTRVGGGPFPTEDLGTVGETLQEVGAEYGTVTGRRRRCGWLDLVVMKYSTLINGYTSLNLTKLDVLDGFEEIKVATGYKIDGVEVEGFPADLDRLAKVEVQYATLPGWKTDISNCKTYEEFPENAKAYIKFIEDYLGVKIQYVGVGPGRDQNVIIF is encoded by the exons ATGGCTCCAT CCCAGGAGGGAGTTACTGTTGT TCTCGGAGCCCAATGGGGTGACGAGGGCAAGGGAAAACTTGTGGACATCCTTGCCGCTGAAGCGGACATTTGTGCTCGATGTGCCGGTGGTAACAATGCCGGCCACACCATTGTTGTCAGAAATGATAAGGGCGAGAAAACCAGCTATGCTTTCAACCTTTTGCCCAGTG GATTGATCAACCCTGAGTGCACTGCGTTCATTGGCTCTGGTGTTGTTGTTCACGTCCCTTCGCTTTTTAATGAGCTCGACACTCTTGAGCGAAAGGGTCTTAAGGTAGCCGGTCGACTCTTTGTCTCCGATAGGGCTCATCTCGTCATGGGTTTCCACCAGATTGTTGATGGTCTCAAGGAGGTTGAGCTTGGTGGCTCGTCCATTGGCACTACCAGGAAGGGTATCGGACCCGCCTACTCTTCCAAGGCCTCTCGATCTGGTCTTCGTGTCCATCACCTCTTCGACCCTACCTTCCCTGCCAAGTTCAGGAAGTTGGTCGAGGGCAGGTTCAAGCGATACGGCCATTTCGAGTTCGACACTGAGGGAGAGATTGAGATGTATTTG GCCTTTGCCGAGCGTCTCCGACCTTTCATTGTGGACGGACCCACCTTCATGCACAATGCTTTGAGCTCTGGCAAGCGAGTTCTCGTTGAGGGTGCCAACGCCCTTATGCTTGACCTCGACTATGGTACATACCCCTTCgtcacttcttcctccacttccatcgGTGGTGTCGTCAGCGGACTCGGTATCTCCCCATTCGCTATCAAGCGTGTCGTCGGTGTCATCAAGGCCTACACTACTCGAGTTGGTGGTGGTCCCTTCCCTACCGAGGATCTTGGTACCGTTGGTGAGACCTTGCAAGAGGTCGGTGCAGAGTACGGTACCGTCActggcagaagaagacgatgcGGATGGCTCGACTTAGTCGTTATGAAGTACTCCACCTTGATCAACGGCTACACTAGTCTCAACCTTACCAAGCTTGATGTTCTTGACGGCTTCGAAGAGATCAAGGTCGCCACTGGCTATAAGATTGATGGTGTCGAGGTTGAAGGTTTCCCTG CCGATCTTGACAGACTCGCCAAGGTTGAGGTTCAGTACGCCACCCTTCCCGGATGGAAGACTGACATCTCCAACTGCAAAACATACGAAGAATTCCCCGAGAACGCCAAAGCTTATATCAAGTTTATTGAGGATTACTTGGGCGTCAAGATTCAATACGTCGGTGTTGGCCCCGGTCGGGATCAGAACGTTATCATCTTCTAA